TGGGTGCCCACCGGGGTCTGGACCGCCACGACCTCTTGGATGTCGTGTGCCCGAAGCGTGGAGGTTGGATGTCAAGGGCAGCCCGCTGCCGCCAATGTTCATACGAAGCGGATGACTTACGGCACGCAGGGGCAACTGGAGAGCACCGAGATAGCACCGTCTCTCGAAGGAGAGGCGGTAACGCCGGCGACCTCGGAGACGTATCTCAAGACGGTCTTCGCTCGAAACGACAAGGGACTCGTCGTGCACGTTTCACTGCATGGCAGCGGACAAGTGCGCACGGAGTCAGTGAGCTACGACGATCTGGACCAGACGCAACTCGCGACCACCACGGACGCTGAGGGCGCCACCTGGCGCTACCTCTTCCATCCGGGCCTCGGCGTTCTTGCGCAGACGGAAGACCCCAATGGGGTCCACATGCGAATCCAATATGATGGCTTCGGCCGCGAGCGAATCGCGACGCCCCTCTATCAAGGACCGTCGGCCGCACCTGCGGACAAGTCCATCGTGCGAAGCTTCTACGAGTGGCAGGGCTCGACGCCCCAGTTCCGCGTCCAGGCAGACACGAATACCGGCGCGGCAGGAGTGAATGAGACCACGACGTCGTTCGACGTCCTCGGCCGCCCGGTATCGCACCGTGCGCTGCGGTTTGATGGACAGACCGTGCTCTCCACCACCGAATATGACGACCTGGGGCGCGTGGTGAAACAGGAAGCCCCTCGACTGACGACGGAGATGCCGTCATGGGAGGCATTCGAGTACGACCCGCTTGGGCGAGTCACGGCGCGCCGCGTTAGCGACTCGGCCACCGGGCCTCGCGGCATGCTCGTCGAGACACTCCTGTACGCATCGACTGCGCCCTACATCTCGCAGGCTGTCTCAATCGACGCGGCCGGGCAGATGAAGCGGACGCTCGTCGACTTCCGCGGGCTGATGACCCGGGCAACCGAGGCGCCTGGAACGGCTCTGGAAGCAACCATGGCCTACACCTACGGCCCCTTCGGACGATTGGAACATGTTGACGACCCTGCTGGGAACCGGAGCTCCCATTTCTACGATGCGTCTGGACGCGTAGAGCGTTCAGTCGACCCCAGCGCAGGAACACGACTGTTCCTCTACAACGCCTTTGGCGAGCTCAAGAGTCACTCGGACGCTCCCTCTGGGACGACGGGCCGGTTGACGACCACGTATCAGCGCGACCTCCTGGGGCGGGTCCTTTCGGCGACCAACGAGAAGGAGCGTCTGGATTACGTCTATGACAGTGGTCCAGGTGCGATGCGACGCCTGTCGCGTACGACCCGTACGCCTGATGACAACCCCGATGGTGTCGTCATCAAGGACCACGTGTACGACCCCTTCGGGCGCGAGACGGACACTGCACTGAGAGTGGGCGGCGAGACTCTGGTGATGAGTCGCGAATACGACGATTTCGGGCGAGTGAAACGGCTCACCTATCCGGTCGCGCGCAATGGAGTGCCCATGACATTGGGGTACTCCTTCACGAATCAAGGGAGTCTCGCGACCATCTACTCGACCAACATTTCAAGCCCGTTTGCCATCTACTGGCGAGCGTACGCGAGAGACAGCATGGGCCGGCTCAAGACGGCTCATTATGGCAATGGCGTTGCAAGGAGCTTCCAGTATGACAGCCAGGGGCGCCTGCGCTTCCAGGAGGCTCGCCATAACGGAAACAAGATCCAGAGTCTCGCTTACGACTACACCTACAACGACAATGTCGCCGCACGCCATGATCTCATCGTTGGCGTCACGCAGAAGTACACCTACGACGCGCTGGACCGGCTCGAGCGCTGGAAGGTCCAGCAGGACTGCCAGACGCTCGATGCCCATTTCGAGTACGACAAGCTCGGCAACATGCTCAGCCGCTCGCCTGTCTCCGGCTGGGAGCCCTCCGCGAGCTTCCAGTACACCGGCGGCACCTCGGGTGGCCCTCACGCCGTCAAGCGGGCTCAGCTGGGCGCCGAGTCCTTCACCTACGAGTACGACCACCGCGGCAACCAGCTCGCGATGCGTGATGCCCAAGGCGCACTGGTGCGCTCGGTGCAGTACGCGCCCTCCAACCTGCCCGAGAGCATCACCTCGTCGAGCGGCACCGTCCGCTTCGACTACGACGCCTCCGGCACGCGCGTCCGCAAGCGCTCCAGTGATGGCTCGGCAGAGACCCTCTACGTCGGCGGTCTCTACCAGCGGCACAAGCAGGGGCTGACGGTCACCCACGTCGTCAGCATCCCCAGCCCCGAGGGCGTCGTCGCCGAGGTGTCCTGGAACGAGGGCTCGACGTCGGAGTCCACGCGCTACTTCCTCAACGACCCGCAGGGCAGCCCCGACACGGTGACAGATGCCTCAGGCTCGATGCTCGAGCGCATCAAATACGAGCCCTTCGGAGGCAGGCGCCAGGCGACGAACCTTGCCCAGGCCTCTACGACGAGCCATACGGGCGCGCGACGGGGTTACACGGGACACGAGCAGGATGACGAGCAGGGTCTCATCAACATGCGCGGGCGCATCTACGACCCGCGGATGATGAAGTTCCTCAGCGTGGACCCGGTCATCGCCGAGCCGGGCTCCGCTCAGGCCTACAATGCGTACTCGTACGTCCTCAACAACCCCACCCGTTACACCGACCCCAGTGGCTTCACGCCCTACGGGGGGAGCTTAGTCAGCAGTTGGGGCGGAGGCTGGACAGGGGCGCCGCAGTCGCACCAGAGTCTCATCACGAGCGCCCTAGAGCGGCACATGTCCATACAGGGCCCGTCCCTGTTTCTCCCCAACGTCGACCTCAGGGTCCCCACCGTCCAGTCGCTCGACGACGCCAAGACCCAGCCCGATGCTCATCACACGAACGACATCGGACAAAGCTCCGGCTCGTCAAAGTCAGCTCTAACATCGCTGCTGACCGCAACTACAAACGCAGCTGACTCCATCGCAAATCTACTCCCCTGCGGAACGATGCTCTCGTGTCATGCAGGGCGTGCTCTCGCAAAGGGGCAACTCGAGAGCATGCTTTCGTCATCAACTGCGTATGACCGCTACGCGCCTATTAGCAAAGTGGCGGCAGCAAGCCTCGCCCTCAACGAGTTTGTACCGTTCGTATCGGCAGGAGAGAGCGTCGTGGGGGCACGAACCGCTTGCACATCATCCGGAGCTATCGACTGCGGCCTAGGTGTTGGCAAATCCGCTTTCTACATCATGGCTGCCGGCGCAGCGCTGTATCCGGGAGGCAAGGGCGCTAGCGGTGGTGTAGGGATGTTACGGAACATCGCCAATCCGAAGAGTTTCATTACGCTTTTCCACGGAACCACTGGCAATCGTTCTGCGAAAATCATGGGGAGCGTCTTCTACAAGGCACGAGGGTTCACGGCAGGAAAGAAAGGCGCTGTCTTCTTTGCCGAAGAGCGAGCCACTGCTGAGTTTTTCGCCAATCAAGCCCCCGCCCTGCATGACAACAACACACTGGCGAGATCCAGAAGCATCATCGAAGTCAAGATCCCAGACGAACTGGCTAAACGTTTTGGTATTTCCGAAACCGAGCGCTCCCTTATTGGAGATGCAATGGACATGGAACTCCCGGATGTCCAAAGAGGCTCAGGCTTCGAAAGAATTCTGAACCAGGAGTTCCTTGATGAATTCAATGGAGCCATCCAATCGGGCGAAATCATCCTCCGCCGATACAAGTTGCGTTAGACAACCAGCCCTTCCCCTGCACAACGAACACTGAGCAGCACTTAGCCCATCCCATTTCTCTTGCCTTCCCGATAGGGCCCAACCCGCCCTGTTGGCAAGGCAAGAGAACCTGTGACTGGCTACCCTGCCCGTCACCACTGGCCCAGGGCCTTGCCTCGTCGATATAGGGGGCTTGAGCCGCCCCTGGGCCGGCATTAGAGTCAAGTCCGCGGACGCCCTCTCCCCCGACCGCAGTGCGATCCCATCTCTCACCTACAATCCCCGGCGCCCATGCCACTTCTCTTCATTAAGAACCCAAGCGATTTCCATCCCGTTGATTCGCGCACAGGACATATTGGCACCGAAATTTCCAGCCAGTCAGAGTTGATTCGTGCGATAGCAAGCGCCCTTTGTCTACCCCCTCACTTCGAACACAACTGGGATACAATCTTGGCAGCCTTTGAGGACCTCTCATGGCTTCCCCCTGGGAAAATCACACTCATTCACGACGAGATCCCCACCCTCTCAAAAGACGACCTCAGTGCTTACATACATGCACTGGACAAGGCATCGCAAAAATGGCTGATAAGTGGCCCTTTTTCGCTGGACGCGGTGTTCCCGAAAAAACATAGACACCAAGTCCTCTCCCTCCTTGCCGATGTCAGGCCCAAATCCCCTTGGCGACGACTCAAGGCAGAACTGGATAGAGCCAGCAGCCTGCCCTATTCAACTCAAGACGAGTTCATCTCGATGAAGTTCGATGGCTTTTCTTTCGTGATGAACATCGTCGAACAGCGGGACGGCTCTACGCGGCAAATCGTAAACGCACTCGCCATGGCATTTGCGATGCGGAGCTGGGACCGAGTTCGCTTCACAGAAGCACTCCCCAGCTTGTGCATTCACGACATGCACGCACTACGAGAAACAGCAACACGCATCCTAATTACATTGCTCGCGCTCAACAAACAGAGCACCGACGAGAAAATCCCATACAACGACATCCACGAATGCATCAAACTCCTTCAACAGGCACTCGCACTGGGCCTTCAGGAGAACACAGAAATCATGGCACGGAAGGTCATTTCCGCGAACCACTGATATCGTCCGCGCCTCTACCTCAACGTCCGATAGCATCTGAACGTTTAATATATTACAGCTCCAGGTATCTACGCATCGAGGCCCAGATAGAATCGCAGCAGCCTTCCGTGAACCTCCATCAACTCAAGGCTGGTAGAAGGCAGCGAGCCCTGACAAGACCGAAAGAACCCAAGAGCCTACAAGGCCATCATCTGGACCGAGGACCCCACTCGCCCGGACAGAGAGTTACCGTAATGGTTTCCAGTCCTGATGAGGCACTCATCCTTCTCGAAAGCGAAGACGACAAGAGCAACGTCTACAGTTTCATGGCGAAGAGGGCGCGAGGATGTATCGCTAGCAGCAAGAAGGCCCCGCAGCCTCAAGACGACGAGATGGTTCGCGAGACAATTACTACGAGAATGGCGTGTCGTCAGTGCGGAATACTTCAGCAGTGCGTCCACACGGCGACGGCACGGAGCGCGGGACTTAGCTTCGCCAGCTCGTTCCACTGCCTCGAATGCGGAGACGCCTTCGAGAGCGACGACTCCCGCATCCCGGAAGACTTCCGCCATCTCTTCTACGAAAAGCACGAGAGATGGGCGCTGCATCTCGAAGCAACGAGCCCGCAGAAACTCCACGTCCTGCACTCAATCCGCCACGTCATGGGACTGAGCCTCCAAGACACGGGTGAACTCCTGAAGTCGCTGCCGCGTCAATTGGCGGAGGGCACACGCGTCGAGATGGAGCTGCTCCGAGAACGGCTTGCCCACAGCGGAGCGCAACTGCTCCTCAAGAGCGACGCCTCAACCCAAGACTCCACTCAGTAGTCGAGCACTCTCCAACGGATTTCTTCATGGCGCAATTCTTCCCCGGACTCAGTCGATGCATCCTCTGCAAACAGCTCATCGACGACGCCCCGGTGACGTTCCCCGCCTTCATCCCCAAGGGGCACTCGCTCTGGAAATACCAGGACGCGTCCTTTCACACTCCCTGCTTCGACGGCTGGGAGCATCGCGCGCGCGCTTCCTGAATATTTACGACGATGCGCTGCGACTTGAGGCCTCGATGCCCAAAGGACTGAGTCTGGAGGAGAACGAGAAGCTGTTCGCCGAGCACTCACGACGCTGGCGAGAACGAATCCTCCGCGAAGACCTGACACAGCCAACGGAGTGAGCCCAAGCCCACGGTCACGGAGTCGTGGTCGCAGCCCCAGGAACCGGCATCACCGTGCCGCCGTACTGCGTCGCCGCCAGCGTCCCGCACGCCGCCCCAATCTCCTTGCCCCCTGAGTACCGCCGCGCCACCGGCGCCTTCAGAATCTGCAAGTAGTCCCGGAACGCGCTCAGCTCCTCCGCCGACGGCGGCAGGTACTTCCCCGTCGGGTCTGTCACGTCGATGAGGTCCACCTTGATGGGAATCCCCTCGAACGCCACCTTCAGCGCCTCCGCGTCCTCGCGCTCCAGGTTGAAGCCGGAGATGGCCACATAGGCAATCATCGCCCGCTCGCGCCGAACCTGGCTGTACTCGCGGATGGCCTCAATCAGCTCCGGCAACGGGTGCGTCTTCTCAATCGGGAGCACCTTCGCCCGCTTCTCCGACATCGCGCTCGTCACCGAGAACGCCAGCCGGTACGGATGCCCCTCCCGCGTGTAGCGCCGGATTGCCGGCACATGCCCCGCCGTGGAGAACGTAATCGCCGTGCCCGCAATCGAGAACCCCGCCGGGTTCGACAGGATGCCCGCCGCCCGCAGCGTCTCCTTGTAGTTCAGCAGCGGCTCGCCCATCCCCATGAACACCACACCCCGCACCGGCCGGTCCGCCTCCGCCCTCACCTGCAGCACCTGGTCCAATATCTCCCAGGTGAACAGGTTCCGTTTGAAGCCCAACTTCCCCGTCATGCAGAAGTCGCACGCCAGCGCGCAGCCGACCTGGCTGGACACGCAGATGACGTACTTCTCATCGAAGATGGGGATGCGGACCGCTTCAATCCGCCCGCCCAGCGGGGAGTCGAAGAGGTACTTCACGAAGCCGTCGTCCGCCTTGCGGCGCTCCACGATTTGGAGGCTCGGCATCTCGGCGTGGGCTTCCAGGTAGTCCGTCACCCGGCGGGGCACCTGGGGCGAGCGGGCCACCTCCGTCACGGACTTGCGGCCGTGGGCGAAGACGGCCGCGAACACCTTGCGCACGGCGGTGGGCGACGGGGAGAGCGGCGCGAGCGCCGCCTCCAGCTCCGGGAGCGAGAGTTGCTTCAGGTTCACGAGGCGGACTTGATTTTGGTGCGAAGGAAGTCCGTCAGCTTGGTGCTGACCTCCTTCGGCATCCTCGCCGCCAGCGCGCGCTTGCACAGACTGGGCGTGGCCCGGTACGTGCGGAGGAACTCCTCACAGGGGCTGCACCCGGACAGGTGCTCCTGGAGATGGCGCGAATCCTCGGGCGACATCTCGCCCTCGAGGTATTCCAGCAGGAGGTTGATGGAGTCTTTACAGGTGTACATCCGAACCTCGGCTGGCTGCGGCGCGCCCTCGTCCTCGCTTCGGAAGATGCGGAGCCCCCCGTTCGCGTTTCACGGCCCGGGATTGTCGCGGTTGTAGAAGGCGTCGATGGCTTCCCGGAGCGCGAGACGAGCCCGGTGCAGGCGGCTCTTGATGGCGGGGATGGAATCCCCCGTCACCTCCGCAATCTGTTCGTAACTGAGGCCGTCCACGTCTTTCAAGAGGAAGACCTCACGATACCCCTCGGGCAGGCGGTCCGCCGCTTGCCGGATGGCCTGGCCCAGCTCCGCGTCCAGGGCCTTCTCCTCGGCGTCCCGGCTCCAGTCCGTCTGGGGGTAGTCCGCCAGCGTACCCCGGGGGGTGAACTCCGGCCCCTGGAGCTCTGCCTCGGCCGCCTGGGCCACCCGCCGGTGGCGCAGGCGCATGAGCGCGTGGTTGGCCGCGATGCGGTGCACCCAGGACCCGAAGGCCGCATCCCCGCGGAAATCCTTGAGATGTTGGTAGGCCGACAGGAAGGTGTCCTGGGTGATTTCGGCGGCGTCCGCCTCCGAGCGCGTCATCCGCAGCGCCAGACCGTACACCTTGTCCTGGTGGATGCCCACCAGGGCCTCGAAGGCGGACATGTCCCCGTCCTGCGCGCGGGCGAGGAGCTGGCGATCATCTTCCGTGGCGACCTCGTCGGACATGGCGGGGCGCACCCAACCAGCCGGAAGCGCCTTCGTCAAGCGCGGTTGCGACGCCTCGTCCCAGGCCGCTTGCTGACATGTTGACTGTCCCGGACCCACAGCCGGAAGGGCTCGTCGGCCCACGCCCCCGCGTACTCCACGCCGATGCGCGGCCCTCGCTCCACCCGCCCCTCCTCCACCGCCACACCCGGGAGCAGGTGCAGCCCCGGTGAGGCCAGGTCCCCCCGGTTGTGCGCGAGCGTCAGCCCCATCGCCTTGCACAGCTTGCCGGGCCCGTCCGTGCGCGCGCCTGCGTCCAGCCCCTCCACCGGCTCCACCGCGCGCACCAGCACCGCCGCCCCCACCCCGGGCGCGTCCGTCACCACGTTGAAGCAGTGGTGCATTCCGTAGATGAGATAGATGTAGGCCTTCCCCGGTGGGCCGAACATGACCTCGGTGCGCGGGGTGAGCCCCTTGGCGGCGTGGCAGGCCAGGTCGTGCTCGCCGATATAGGCCTCAGTCTCCACGATTCGCCCCACCCGCCGGGCGCCGTCGGACGCCTGCACCACGAGCAACGTACCGAGCAGCTCCCGCGCCACGACGAGGGCCGGGCGCGCGTAGAAGGACGAAGGCAACACGCTCACGTCCAGCAGTGTACCGGCCAGGGCCGTCATGCGCTCTGGAATGGACATCCGTCCACCAGCGGAAAACAGCCCTGCACTTCCTGTCGTCGGACCAGTTCACTCCAGCGCGGGGCTGGTGCAGATTGCGCCGCACCATGTCCACCCCTGGCCGGCTCTCCGGTCTCCTGCTTCCGCTCTTCTCCCTGCGCTCCCCGACGGATTTCGGCATCGGTGACTTCGGCGCGCTCGACGGCTTGTTCTCCTGGATGAAGCTCGGGCGTCAGCGCCTGCTGATGCTGTTGCCACTGTTGCCCACCGCGCCGGGTGACTCCAGCCCCTACGCCACCCGCTCGGCGTTCGGCCTCAACCCGCTCTTCATCGACCTGCACGCGCTGCCGGAGTTCACCGCCTCGGGCGGCGAGGCCGCGCTCTCCGACGAGCAGCGCCGCCAGCTCGCCGAGGCCCGGAGCGCCCCGCGCATCCGGTACGACCTGGTCTTCCCCCTGAAGGACGCCGCCCTGGCGCGCGCGTTCGACACCTTCGAGGCGAAGCACTGGGCCTCCCAGTCCGAGCGAGCCCGCGCCTTCGCCCAATGGCGCGACGCCCAGGCCGGCTGGCTGGAGACCTACGCCCTGTTCACCGCCATCAGCGAGCAGGAGAACCGCCGCGCGTGGTGGGAGTGGCCGGAGGGCCTGCGCACCCGCCAGCCGGAGGCGCTCGCCGCCAAGGGCAAGGAGCTGGAGCGCCGGGTGCGCTACCACGCGTGGCTGCAGTGGGTGGCCGAGGAGCAGTGGAACGCCGCGCGCGCCAAGGCCCGCGCCCAGGACGTGCTCCTGTGCGGCGACGAGCCGTTCATCATCGGCCAGGACAGCGCGGACTGCTGGGCCAACCCCACCATCCTGCGCCGCGACGCGCGGCTGGGCGTGCCGCCGGATGACTTCTCCGCCACGGGCCAGGACTGGGGCCTGCCCTACTTCGACTTCGCCGCCATGCAGAAGGACGACTACGCCTGGCTCAAGGCGCGCGCGAAGAAGGCGGCCAGCTACTACGACTTGCGCCGCGTGGACCACGCGGTGGGCTACTTCCGTCAGTGGATTCGCGACGAAGAGACGCCCACCGGCCGCTTCATCCCGCCGGACGAGGAGAGCCACAAGCGGCTGGGCCGCAAGCACTTCGAGCTGCTCTCGGAGGGCGCGGGCATCGTCGCCGAGGACCTGGGCGTGATTCCGCCGTTCGTGCGCCACATCCTCGCGGAGCTCAAGCTGCCCGGCTACCGCGTGATGCGCTGGGAGCGCGACGACAACACGTACCGCAACCCCCACCAGTTCCCCGCAATCTCGCTGGTGACGACGGGCACCCACGACACCGACACCATGGTGGAGTGGTGGGAGGGCGCCCGCGACGACGAGCGTCAGGCCGCCGCCCGCGCCTGGCCGGAGCTCCACGGCGTGCCGGTGTCGCGCGAGTTCACCCCGGAGGTGCACCGGGCCCTGCTGGCCGCGGCGCTCAACTCGGGCAGCGATTTGTGCGTGCTGCCCTGGCAGGACGTGCTCGGCACCCGGGACCGCATCAACCTGCCGGGCTCCATGAGCGACTCGAACTGGGCCTACCGCATCGCCCAGGACGTGGGCTCGCTGCTCAACGACGCCACCACGCGCGAGGCCGCCGAGAAGCTGGCCTGGCTCACCGCCTCCGCTCGCCGCTGAAGGACGCCTTCCTAACTGCCGTGCCCGGGGTGATTCGCACCCGGGCGCGGTGGCGCGGCCACTACGTCAGTCGATGCACTTCACCTGCCCGGGGAAGCCATCGAAGATGGCGCAGCGGCGGTTGGTGTTCGCGCACTCGAGCCTGTCGCAGACGTCCTCGGTGACGCAGATGGGCGGGGAGCGGCCGAATTCCAGGAATACCTCGGCGCAGAACTCGTAGATCTGCTCGCAGCCGAAGGAGCCGCAGTACTCCGCGTCCGCGAGGCTCTCACCTTCTCGAACTCGGACGATCTCGTCCTCATCCACGCCGCAGGCGGAGGTGAGCGCCGACACCACGCAGAACACCAGGACTCTGATTCGCCGGGACAGGAGCATGGGCCCCAATCTGGCGCACCTTGGCGCGGCTTGCACGTCTCCAGGTGTTTCGAGCAAGGACTTGCCGACAGAGCCCGGGATGAAGAGACGTTGGAATGCGACAAAGGGAGGAGGTCGTCCTCCACAAGACGCGCTGACCCTCTTGCCTTCCGGGTATGAACAGTCCGTGGCCGTTGACCTGCTCCGACTCCTCCGCCTCGCCACCGTCGCCCTGCTCCTGAGCATGGCGGGTTGTGCCACCACGTCCACCCCGCCCCCGGGTCCCAAGGTCGCGAAGCTCGACATCGAGGGCACGAAGCAGGTGAGCGCGGGCGACATCAAGGACCGCATCCTCACGTCGCAGACGCCGTGGTGGGCGTTCTGGCCCTTCGGCGGGCCCAACTACTTCGACCCCAACGCGTGGCAGGCGGACCTGCGCCGCATCGAGCGCTACTACCAAGCCCAGGGCTTCTACCAGGCGGAGGTGGTGGACAGCGAGGTGAAGCCCAAGGGCGACGCGGTGGAGCTCTTCGTCGAGGTGAACGAGGGTGAGCCCACGCGCATCGGCGACATCACCATCGAGGGGCTGCAGGCGCTGCCGGAGGAGGAGCGCGGCAAGCACCGCGAGCGGCTCGAGTCGAAGCTGCCCTTCAAGAAGGGCGACATCTTCCGCGAGGGGCCGTGGGAGGAGTCCAAGGGCGCGATGCAGGAGCAATTGCGCGAGCAGGGCTACGCGGAAGCCGAGGTGTCGGGCGAGGTGCAGGTGGACGTGGACACGCGGCTGGCCCAGGTGCGGCTCGAGGTGAAGCCGGGGCTTCGCTACCGCTTCGGCAACACCTTCGTGGCCACGGACGCCAACCCCGAGGTGCCTCCGCGCCGCATCATCGAGCAGGTGCAGGGCGCGCTGCGGAAGGGGGACTGGTACAGCGAGACGGCGCTCGCGGAGGCGCAGGCGCGCGTGTTCCGCATGGGCGTGTTCGGCGCGGTGAAGGTGAACCGGGGCGCGCCGGACCGCGAGTCCGCCACGGTGCCCGTCGTGGTGGACGTGCGCGAGGCGCCGTTCCGCTCGGTGCGGCTGGGTGGTGGTATCGGCGTGGACGCGGCGCGCCAGGAGGTCCGCGCGCTGGGCGAGTGGACGCACCGCAACTTCCTGGGCGGCCTGCGCCGGGTGACGCTGCGGGGGCGCGTGGGCTACGCGTTCATCCCCAACATCCTGAGCACGTCGAAGCAGGGCCCCGTGTTCGAGGTGACGGGCGAGTACGAGCAGCCGCGCTTCCTCTTCCGGGACTTGCGCCAGCAGACCTCGCTCACGCTGGAGAAGGGCCTGGAGCAGGCCTACGACTTCTACGGCGGCCGGCTGCAGACGGGCGTCA
The Myxococcus fulvus DNA segment above includes these coding regions:
- a CDS encoding anti-sigma factor family protein; protein product: MYTCKDSINLLLEYLEGEMSPEDSRHLQEHLSGCSPCEEFLRTYRATPSLCKRALAARMPKEVSTKLTDFLRTKIKSAS
- a CDS encoding RHS repeat-associated core domain-containing protein encodes the protein MSPEKSHHHSSLRRFVVAHVMLFVYGAQLVSCAPSSPREQEEEHTTQLTKALGAAQSIPFELRQDTILATGPAGQSTPGAIPFSADVTASGSAAVSIPLWVPPGRAGIQPSLSIVYDSQGSDGILGPGFNLAGLSQITRCPNSFARDGKLHPVELSLTIYFPELNHYSRAYCLDGMRLVPSSSGQNHFKTEQDTYASIRIPPGNSPIDPGTFEVRGKDGLIRTYGRGTGARNDALLRRQRTNVYDSNSNTWTEVPESPVIAWALSSVEDPFGNRMEIFYAQAPAEANTALWHRPVRIVYTQFRNASGIIEPGHREVTFEYEDRSDAFSGYLSGVQVGRDFRLSRINMKGPGLAPGESALSTVLLRYYDFDYIEGAVSKRSLLTTLRECDGNSICKPPLHFEWEQGSWEFKTSPATNVSDAAAGAGLNSFGLGAGRRGVAYFARSERLQKRDRHYPSEQYPLTDYTEENWQDIMRVLRFPDAASPTLEASDSVGAALWFPWFNIEGNVIFEGGGDGDYCGKRHEQGLFPMVTDWDGFGKSSVTALSCFWEVPRGGQYPAPMYGYVHKEAGVTEIAGSEPNSQYWLDVDGDVRNDRVWMGRHEDRLPSPLNSIQVFPATKRITKLTPAGFFLPSRFGVRAVDLDGSGKMSLLGVGLNGDGLLDALSYSEFSDDNPNEAEMKVIKTRIKEPPQRPPFFESTRAFTFDFIDVNGDGLSDAVTLGDMYVTDTAPELWVQLNSGSGFKSVRKTVLSSDLATRLEGAKTEHGDFDGDGRIDLAIFKRNTPVKLWLAGPKGEFSRFEELASVPSGDNLEWAQVVDVNNDGLLDFTYRQGNELRVALRSHSTDALKAVRFNRDASYSFTYTPLSQKNPLGSAPPIEPFYSSSYIEDAQKPWLRLAPESMRVVSSMALTVNERRVNRWHYLYRDGLSDTRGLGWLGFGQRIVIDEVTAARTTTSFDNISTLEGPNRRASSLQAHLPREEVIQVQMDANTALRTQRNWTYARTPQGYAPSYQQYARRFVETVREVKGASTTVVSEKESLLELDDKGTPISQTSLIHGADKTEQVRTSIEPGEFDSVNWVPTGVWTATTSWMSCARSVEVGCQGQPAAANVHTKRMTYGTQGQLESTEIAPSLEGEAVTPATSETYLKTVFARNDKGLVVHVSLHGSGQVRTESVSYDDLDQTQLATTTDAEGATWRYLFHPGLGVLAQTEDPNGVHMRIQYDGFGRERIATPLYQGPSAAPADKSIVRSFYEWQGSTPQFRVQADTNTGAAGVNETTTSFDVLGRPVSHRALRFDGQTVLSTTEYDDLGRVVKQEAPRLTTEMPSWEAFEYDPLGRVTARRVSDSATGPRGMLVETLLYASTAPYISQAVSIDAAGQMKRTLVDFRGLMTRATEAPGTALEATMAYTYGPFGRLEHVDDPAGNRSSHFYDASGRVERSVDPSAGTRLFLYNAFGELKSHSDAPSGTTGRLTTTYQRDLLGRVLSATNEKERLDYVYDSGPGAMRRLSRTTRTPDDNPDGVVIKDHVYDPFGRETDTALRVGGETLVMSREYDDFGRVKRLTYPVARNGVPMTLGYSFTNQGSLATIYSTNISSPFAIYWRAYARDSMGRLKTAHYGNGVARSFQYDSQGRLRFQEARHNGNKIQSLAYDYTYNDNVAARHDLIVGVTQKYTYDALDRLERWKVQQDCQTLDAHFEYDKLGNMLSRSPVSGWEPSASFQYTGGTSGGPHAVKRAQLGAESFTYEYDHRGNQLAMRDAQGALVRSVQYAPSNLPESITSSSGTVRFDYDASGTRVRKRSSDGSAETLYVGGLYQRHKQGLTVTHVVSIPSPEGVVAEVSWNEGSTSESTRYFLNDPQGSPDTVTDASGSMLERIKYEPFGGRRQATNLAQASTTSHTGARRGYTGHEQDDEQGLINMRGRIYDPRMMKFLSVDPVIAEPGSAQAYNAYSYVLNNPTRYTDPSGFTPYGGSLVSSWGGGWTGAPQSHQSLITSALERHMSIQGPSLFLPNVDLRVPTVQSLDDAKTQPDAHHTNDIGQSSGSSKSALTSLLTATTNAADSIANLLPCGTMLSCHAGRALAKGQLESMLSSSTAYDRYAPISKVAAASLALNEFVPFVSAGESVVGARTACTSSGAIDCGLGVGKSAFYIMAAGAALYPGGKGASGGVGMLRNIANPKSFITLFHGTTGNRSAKIMGSVFYKARGFTAGKKGAVFFAEERATAEFFANQAPALHDNNTLARSRSIIEVKIPDELAKRFGISETERSLIGDAMDMELPDVQRGSGFERILNQEFLDEFNGAIQSGEIILRRYKLR
- a CDS encoding barstar family protein, whose protein sequence is MPLLFIKNPSDFHPVDSRTGHIGTEISSQSELIRAIASALCLPPHFEHNWDTILAAFEDLSWLPPGKITLIHDEIPTLSKDDLSAYIHALDKASQKWLISGPFSLDAVFPKKHRHQVLSLLADVRPKSPWRRLKAELDRASSLPYSTQDEFISMKFDGFSFVMNIVEQRDGSTRQIVNALAMAFAMRSWDRVRFTEALPSLCIHDMHALRETATRILITLLALNKQSTDEKIPYNDIHECIKLLQQALALGLQENTEIMARKVISANH
- a CDS encoding RNA polymerase sigma factor; this translates as MSDEVATEDDRQLLARAQDGDMSAFEALVGIHQDKVYGLALRMTRSEADAAEITQDTFLSAYQHLKDFRGDAAFGSWVHRIAANHALMRLRHRRVAQAAEAELQGPEFTPRGTLADYPQTDWSRDAEEKALDAELGQAIRQAADRLPEGYREVFLLKDVDGLSYEQIAEVTGDSIPAIKSRLHRARLALREAIDAFYNRDNPGP
- a CDS encoding DNA-3-methyladenine glycosylase, coding for MSVLPSSFYARPALVVARELLGTLLVVQASDGARRVGRIVETEAYIGEHDLACHAAKGLTPRTEVMFGPPGKAYIYLIYGMHHCFNVVTDAPGVGAAVLVRAVEPVEGLDAGARTDGPGKLCKAMGLTLAHNRGDLASPGLHLLPGVAVEEGRVERGPRIGVEYAGAWADEPFRLWVRDSQHVSKRPGTRRRNRA
- a CDS encoding radical SAM protein, which gives rise to MNLKQLSLPELEAALAPLSPSPTAVRKVFAAVFAHGRKSVTEVARSPQVPRRVTDYLEAHAEMPSLQIVERRKADDGFVKYLFDSPLGGRIEAVRIPIFDEKYVICVSSQVGCALACDFCMTGKLGFKRNLFTWEILDQVLQVRAEADRPVRGVVFMGMGEPLLNYKETLRAAGILSNPAGFSIAGTAITFSTAGHVPAIRRYTREGHPYRLAFSVTSAMSEKRAKVLPIEKTHPLPELIEAIREYSQVRRERAMIAYVAISGFNLEREDAEALKVAFEGIPIKVDLIDVTDPTGKYLPPSAEELSAFRDYLQILKAPVARRYSGGKEIGAACGTLAATQYGGTVMPVPGAATTTP